TATTGCAGTTCCCGCAGGGTGTTCACCGCTTTCTGCCGCCCACAGTGGAGCAGGTCAACCACCTCGCAGATGGGGTAATACAGGAAAATCCGTCCGCAGTCATCCGCCCACCCATTCTTGCGGGACAACTCTGTCCGGCGCAGGATAAAGGCGTACAGAACCTTTGCCTCGTTGGACAGGGGCTTGAATGTGGGGGCTTCAAAGAGGAAATTCGGGAGCCGGGTGAAGCTGAACGCCTTTTCCGGCTGATGGATATAGATGGTATTTGTCATAGTGCGTTTTGTGGACGGTTAGAAGCCCGTTTTCCGGGGCGGGCGATACTTTATACCACCTGCCCCGGTTTGGGGCTTGCAAAGCCTGATAAATCAAGGCTTTTTTCGCTCCTAACTGTCCACAGCAGACCTCCTTTTCCGTTCACTTTCTGTTTTCTGCCGCCTGTGAACTCTGGCGGCACAGCCGGGGCAGTATTTTGCCCGGTTGGATTTGGGGACGAACACACCGCCGCAGACCACACAGCGTTTCAAGTCCTTATCCCGGAAAATCTCCGCTTCCAGCGTCCCGTCCAGCGGCAAGACCGCCCAGCGGAACCACTTACAGCAGACCGAGAAAGAAACCGTCTGCGGGCAGGTGCAGGTGTCCCCATCGTCAAGGACAATGCAGTTGCCGTCCTCACAGCAACAGCACTCCCGGCGTATCAGGCTGGCCGCCTGTTTCCTCTGTGCCGGTGTCATGCGGTAAAGGGAACCGTCCGGCCTGCGTTCCAGCGGCGGCAAGTCTTTATAGGGGTTATTTCTCATGCGTTCCCTCCATTTTGCTTTCCGTTGCCGTTTTCCCCGAAAGGATTTCCAGCTTTGGCACGCTCCCCGCAGCTTCGGGACATTTTGTCCCGAAGTCCGGTTCCTTGCGGTGCTTCCCCAGCCGGGGTATTCCTTTTCGGACGGTCATTCTGTTTTCAAGGTGCTGTCCATCGATGAACTATCCTAAGTCTACACGAAAAAAATGCAATCCCCGGAATTTTGCGAGAATTGCATTTTGATGAAGTTTACACTTTGGAAATTGCATTTTTGCAATCATCCTGTATAATGGAAGTATGCGGAGGAGGTGCGTGTCTATGGCTTTACCCGGAACACCCGGACAGCGGATTTCCGATTTATGCAACGGAAACCATATCACACAAAAGGAACTTGCGGAGAAGATAGGCGTTTCCGCTTCCCAGTTGAGCCGCATTGTCAGCGGCGAAACGAGAACGGTCAGCAGTGATATTCTCATAGGTGTGGCAAAGGAATTTAAGGTATCGACAGACTACATACTGGGCTTGTCTACCGTGAGCGTCCGCAAAAGCTACGATATTTCTGAATTAGGCTTGTCCGAGGGAGCCGTGAGGGGGCTTGTGACGGGTGCTGTTGATGTGCAAATACTCAATCGCTTACTGGAACACAGGAATTTTCCCAAGCTGATAGATTTGATACGGATTTATTTTCAGGACACGGCGGCAAAGGGGATAATGGCACGAAACCAGCTTATCGAGATGGCAACGGCTTCCCTGTCCGACCTGATGAAAGAACACCCGGAACACCGGGCGGAAGCAAAGCAGGATTTACAGCTTTTGAACGCTCAGAAGATGGGGGAACATGAAGCGGAGATAGAGAAAATCAAAAATGTGTTCCTTGCTATCCTGCGGGACATTAAGAAAGACATTGACAACGGGGAACAGCCGGGAGAAGCTGTGACCGCCGCTATGTTCCAAGCCATGCGGGACACTATGGCGGAGCAGAAACAAAACCCGCTTTCCATTGACGATGTAACAGCGATGATAGCCGGACAGATCGGACAGCTTGCGCCGATGGACAAAGAAACTGCCGACCTGTTCCAGCAGTTGGCGAAGAAGATGATTGAGCAGGCAGGAAAATAAAACATAAAATTCAAAGGAGATACTTATGGCAACAAAAATATTTGTTCACGGCTCAGGACACAAAGCAACAAGTTGGGAAAAAACAATTTCATACATGACAAACAACGAAGATATTGTATGTCCAAATTTATCCTCCATCCTTGAAGGGAAAGAGGCAAGCTACGAAAATCTATATTCTTCATTTGTAAAATATTGTAACGAATTTGACGGACAAATTCATTTATGCGGTCTTTCATTAGGTGGTATTTTGGCTCTGAATTTTGCTTTGGATTTCCCGCAAAAAGTGAAAACATTAGTTTTAATCGGAACGCCATATAAAGTCCCGAAAGTAGCATTTAGTTTTCAAAATATAATTTTCAGATTTTTACCAAAATCTATTTTTGAAACTATGGCATTTGATAAAAAGAACACATTTGCTTTAGGGGACACTATGAAGAATTTAGATTTCAGTGATAGGGTGAAAAATATTAAGTGCCCCACTTTAATTCTTTGCGGAAAGAAAGACAGTGCAAATATGAAATCAGCGGATTACTTATCACAAAGTATTAGAAGCGCAGAATTGAAAATTATTGAGAATACAGGCCATGTTGTCAATGAAGAAAATCCAAAAGCCTTAGCAGATATATTGAATGAATACTATTTGAAAAATTCTTAAACAATTCTGAAAGAAACTCGAAAACTACAAGCATAAAAGTTTAGAAAATAAATAGCAAAGCCAGCCGAGCCAGTCAATGGTCAAGATGAACGGCGCATTTCATGCGCCGCCGTTGACAGTCCCGCCCGTCTTTGCTAAAGGGTAATCAAGGCGGGAAAGCCCTAAAATGGTTTCACACCTATTTCAATAATTGGAGGAGATAAAAATGAGATCAGAAAAGGAAGTTTATGATATTGTTTTGAATTTTGCAAAAACAGACAAACGCATTCGCATGGTTACTTTGGAAGGATCTAGAACAAATACAAATATTCCGCCTGATGATTTTCAGGATTTTGATATTACTTTTTTTGTTACGGATATGGACAGCTTCACAAGTGATGATAAATGGCTAGATATATTTGGTGAAAGGTTGATTCTGCAAAAGCCGGAAGATATGGAATTATTTCCAGCTGTAGAAAAGGGATTTTCATATTTAATGCTGTTTACTGATGATGTTAAGATAGATTTAACTTTGCTGCCGCTGGAACTGATAGACGAGTATTTTACATGGGATAAACTGGTAAAGTTACTGTTGGATAAAGACAACCGTATCGTAAAGCCGCCAATACCAACGGATATAGACTACCACTTGCAGAAGCCTACTCAAAGAATGTTTGACGATTGCTGTAATGAATTTTGGAATACTACAACATATGTAGTAAAGGGCTTATGCCGCAAAGAAATTCTTTTTGCTATTGACCATATGAATGATATAGTACGAAAAGAATTGCTTCGCATGATTTCCTGGCTGATTGGTATCAAACAGGGATTTCATTTCAGTTTGGGAAAAAACTATAAATTTATGAAGCAATATGTCCCAGAGGAATTGTGGGAACGACTTATGTCCACTTATAATATGGATTCCTATCCCCATATGTGGGAATCCTTTGAACAATGTATGGCATTGTTCCGGGAGGTTTCGTCAGAAGTGGCATGCCAGTTGGATTACCAGTATCCACTATATGATGAAAAAATCAGTAATTATGTGATTCGGCAAAAGAAAAAATATGGCATTGAAGATGATAACAAATAAAATTTTTTCAATCGAAAAAATTTATTTTGATTATTCAATTTTGAAAAACTGAATACCTCAAAATCAGAAAGAGCGCGGACAAGCACTTTGAGGGATTGGCCGCCTTGTCCACCCATTCAGTGGGACGGCGGGTGGCGGTCAAGGCCGGGTGTAAACCCGTTCATTTCAGCCTTGACGGTTACCCGCTGTCCTGTTACTTTTCCGGGAGTGTAGCCACAACTTCGGGACACTTTGTCCACAAGTCGGAGCGTAGGACGAGGGACGGGGGCTTTCATATACGCCCTGTCTGCTGATGAAAACAGACCTGCGCTTGCGGCTCCACGCCACACAAGCACAGCCCTGTTTTCCTGCCGCCCCTCCCCGGCGGCAACGGCATTTTCACGGCAACGCCGACAGAGCGTATAACACACTACACTTTGCTTCGCAAAGTCGTGTGCCAAATGGGGGCGTTGCCCCCTTTGGAAACCCCCCACAAGAAAAGGCGGTACGCTACCCCTCTACGGGGCGCATACCGCCTTTTCTTGTTATCCAGCCCTCCGGCTGTATCGGTTGAGCAAAAGTCAGCGTGGGAATGGTGTGGTATCTTTATCTAAGTGAATCCCCCTATTCCTAATCGTATAATATCTGCTTCCTTGTGCGCCTTTTCATATGCCGCCACCTTGCCTGCAATAGTACTGAATAAATAGCTTCCCTGCAGCTTTAAAAAATTTTCATTAATTTTATACATAAGCTTTTTCTCCTTTACCTTTTAAAGCAAAAAGGCGCCATAGCACTTTGGATCTGGAGCTTAATAAGCCCCTTATCCTTATGTTCTATGACGCCTTTGTCACTGTTTTTTTATGAATTATGACAATACTATATTCTATTTTTGTCCATTTGTAAAGGCCTGAAAATTTTTATTAATGGTGGAACAGACGGATACCTGTAAACGCCATTGCCATGCCGTACTTATTGCAGGCCTCAATTACATTGTCATCCCTTACAGAGCCTCCTGGCTCAGCAATGTATTTCACGCCGCTTTTGTAAGCCCTGTCAATATTGTCTCCAAATGGGAAGAATGCGTCTGAGCCTAATGCCACGTCCTCCATCTTATCCAACCATGCTCTCTTCTCTTCTGGTGTAAATACGGGAGGTTTCACTTTAAATATAGCTTCCCATCTGCCGTCGGCTAAAACATCCATGTATTCGTCTCCAATATACACGTCAATGGCATTGTCTCTGTCTGCTCTGCGGATATTATCTACAAACTGCAGATTTAAAACCTGAGGCGCCTGGCGCAAAAACCAGTTGTCAGCTTTATTTCCCGCCAGTCTTGTACAGTGTACTCTGGACTGCTGTCCTGCTCCGATTCCAATGGCTTGTCCACCCTTTGCATAACATACAGAGTTAGACTGTGTATATTTTAAGGTAATCAGGGAAATAATCAAATCTATTTTTGCAGCGTCAGGAATCTCCTTGTTGGCTGTCACCACATTTTTAAGCAAGTCTCTGTTAATCTCCAGCTGATTTCTGCCCTGCTCAAAAGTGATGCCAAACACCTGCTTTTTCTCTATAGGAGCAGGCACATAACCAGGATCAATCTGAATCACACAGTAATTGCCGTTTTTCTTGGATTTTAAAATCTCTAAAGCTTCCGGCTCAAATCCTGGAGCAATCACTCCGTCTGAAACCTCCCGCTTAATAATTTTAGCCGTATCTGCGTCGCATATATCTGAAAGAGAAATAAAATCTCCAAAAGATGACATTCTGTCTGCTCCTCTGGCTCTTGCATAAGCACATGCAAGAGGAGAAAGCTCTCCCATATCGTCCACCCAGTAAATTTTTGCAAGTGTTTCATCTAAAGGCAGTCCCACTGCAGCTCCTGCGGGAGAAACATGTTTAAAGGAAGCTGCCGCCGGAAGTCCTGTAGCCTCCTTCAGCTCCTTTACCAGCTGCCAGCCGTTAAAGGCATCCAGAAAATTAATATACCCTGGTTTTCCGCTGAGCACCTGAATCGGCAGCTCTCTGCCGTCGTCCATAAATATTCTGGACGGCTTCTGATTTGGGTTACAACCATACTTTAACTCTAATTCTTTCATTACTCTTCTCCTATTTCACATTTTTATTTACAATTTTTGTCTCATATTTTCCTGTGGCAATATCAATATAACGCACAAACAGAGAAACCTTATTTTCTTCATTTAAGCTGTTCCACAGAAGGTCTGTCATCTCCTCAATGCTGTCTGGAATCGCCACCAGCTTAGGCTCTCCCTCAAAGCTTGGCAGAGGATCTCCGTCATGCATATAGGTATGAATAAATCTTCCTTCTCCTCCAAGAGGATTTTCATATGCAAATGTATAGCGGACGCAGCTCTCCGGGTTTCCATTGCAGCTTTTTAAAATAGACATGGCATAATTATATTTGCCGTTTTCTATATGCATAACGCCGGAAATTCTGGGAGTATAGTTTGGTCCGTCAGGCTCAAATTCCCTGTTTCTTAAAGACTGCTCAAATGTCATCTGCTTGTCCATCCCCTGATAAATAGTATCTGTCTGATCCCCATTTGTCACAATCGTTTTATTTCCTAAAACTCGCACAGGCGCATAAATAATCAGGCTGGGATCTGTAAGCTTAGACGGATCAAAAGCCTGAGTGCGGATGCCCTCCCCCTGGTTTACAAACACCCTGTTTCTGCTGTTTTCACTTCTTCCCATAATAAAATATGCGGCTGCCGCCTTGGTTTTGTCTGCTGTTCTGCCCAGCACAATTCCCCTTCCAGGGTAAGAATTAGATTTTAACTCCTGCTCTAATGATAATACTTTCATGCCCTTATCCTCCTAAAAATTAAAAAACGCCTGGGTAGTCCTTTCAAAAGACTGCCCAGACGGTCGACATTTGCTTCCACGTGCTTCCTGTGGTTTTCCCACTGATCCGTCAGTCGCACGTCCTTATTTTTATATTATCTAATATTTCCAGGAATTGCAAGCAGATTTTTTTTCAGATATATCATATGAATCAGCTGCACTCCTTCCTCCCATATAGGGTGATCGTAATTTTCCGTGAAAAAGTTTTCTTTTATATGGCTTCTTATAAATCCGCAGGCTTCATAAAAAGGAATAGTGAGAGGACTGTCGCCAGTGCCCACTATCATCTCCCTGGCCCCTGCCTTTGCAAAATGCTGGCACAAATACTCCACCATAGCCTTTCCCAGACCTTTTCTCTGCCATTCCTTTGCCACAGCCAGATTTTTCAGTTCAGCAGTACAGCTGCTTTCCCAAGTCACAACGGCAACAGCCGCAGCCTGCTCCTCCTGCTCCTTTGTCATAATAAACAGCTGTCCCTTTTCTAAATATTGGTCTATCATGCTTTCCTGCTCGTCTGCCAATAGAAGCAGGTCTAAATACTTTTTCTTATTCTTTTCTATCTGCCTGATTTCCATTTACAGCTCCCTGAATTTTTTTGTGGTTTCTATTCATTTCTGATAGCTGCTAAGGGGCTTAGCTTCATAGCTCTTACAGCCGGGAAGAAACCTGCCAGCATACCTACTAAAACAGCAAATACCACTGCAGACCCGGTAAGCCACAAAGGAATTCTGGAAATATCTCCTTCCACTCCTACCATTGTTTTGCTGATTCCTGCAAAGCTGTTGACAATCACTGAAATGAAATAGCTTAATCCAATTCCTGTAATGCCGCCCATACATCCAATAAGGCCTGACTCAATGAGAAACATATTTCTAATATTCCCCATATCGCAGCCCAGCACCTTCATTACGCCTATTTCCTTTGTCCTTTCATAAATAGACATCATCATGGTGTTGGCGATTCCGATGGCAGCCACGAACAAAGAAACTGCGCCGATTCCTCCCAGAACCATCTGAGTCATATTAGACTGCTGTTTTGTCTGCTCCATCCACTCAGAATTACTCTGAGCCTGAAACCCCATGTCTGTAATCGTCTGTTGTACCTGCTTTACATTTTCCGCCTCATCTACAAAAACCTTAGCCGTTTCATAGATAAAATAATTATAAGGCTTTCCCTTTTTATTCGTAGGCTGACCTGGGATTGGCTTTTTCTTGAAAATTTTCTTCAGCTGGCTTTTTAACTGCTCTACATCAGTATAAACATTATAGTAGTACTCGTTCCACTGATTGCCCTCTCCTCCGTCCACCATGGCCGCCACAGGCACTAAGTACTTTTTTGGGGGCTTTACTGAGGAATCCTCTGATGGCGATTGAGACTGATACCATGCGTCTGTGTCAAATATTACAAACACCGGCTTTCCCATTAAATCTACGTCAGAGGTTTCTGTATTGCTGCCTCCCATCATATAGTAGCCGCTGCTTTTTCCGTCTGAGAAATTTTGAGGCACCCAGTTTCCCACTACCATTTCCAATTCCTTTGAATCAGCAGCGGGAAGACTGCCCTGGCCTAATGGAATTTCTTCCATATACTCCCTGGTAACGCCTATCAGATTAACATTGGCCCGATACTTTCCCTGTATCATCATTACATATGTGCTGAGCATAGGAGTTACAGACTTTACATGAGGAAGCCTGCGGAAAGTTTCTATCGTCTCATCCTTCATATAATTCGGCTCCTCAGAGCTGTTCTGCTGAGAATAAATATCGCAGTACACATCAATGGCCGTCATGCTGCCATAAGATGCCACTAACTCCATCTGCAGCTCCTTCATGCCAATGCCTAAAGAAATCATCACTACAATGGAAGCAGTGCCAATAATAACGCCAAGGACGGTGAGAGCCGTCCTTAGCTTCCTTCTTCTTAAATTATTAACGCTCATAGAGAGAAGGTCAAGAAATCTCATCCTCTATCTCCTTTTCCTCTTCCTCCTGCTTTTTCTTCTTCCTTCTTTTCAGTTCCACAAATACGGCTGCAAAAGCTAAAAAGGCTCCGCACAGAACTACTGTCACAGCAATTTTGTGTTTTCCGAAAAAGCCAGAATCAGCCTCCAGATCATCCATGTTTCCTGCCTCTATATCCCAATTTTCCTCTGGCATCTGCTCTATTACATTAAGGAGCAGAGACTTTTCGATTTCTGTTACTGTTCCGTTTTCATCTTCATAGGAAATTGTAATGGGAATTGTGCCGTCGTCTGTTGTAGGCGCAATTCCTGTCAGCATAACGTCTACATTTCCGCTTTCTCCCGGTTTAATATTTCCTACATAAGCGTCTGCCGGGTTAATAGAATCTGCCTCAAAATGCACCATCACATTATATAAAATTACTTTTCCCGTATTATTAATAGGAAACATTACATTGCTTTCTGAGCCTACAGTAATAGTGTCAGGCATAATCTCAAATGTGCCGATATTCATTCTGGCAATTTGTTTCACAGGAATGTCTATAGACACAGTAGCCTCTGCATTTTTAAATTCCGGGCTGTCGTAAGTCTCTTTAATTGTAAGGGCATAAGATCTTTGATCCACTCCTGCCCCTGAAGACATTTTCATCCGCAGCTCTGTTGTCTCTCCAGGATTTAGCCTGTTTACCGTCACAGATGAAGCTCCTGATTCCATAGAAAAAATAGCGCTGTCAGAAACCTTCTCCGACTCAAAGGCAAACAAAATATTAGTGGCCGCAATGTCAGAGGATGCATTTTTCATGTGGAGAATCAGCTCAAATTCCTCCCCTGCAATAATAGTTTCAGGCACAGTTTCAAACCTGTCCACCACTAATCTGGCCATGGTTCTGTCATTTTTGTCAAATTCTCCTAAATCATCTTC
The window above is part of the Lachnoclostridium edouardi genome. Proteins encoded here:
- a CDS encoding replication initiator protein A is translated as MTNTIYIHQPEKAFSFTRLPNFLFEAPTFKPLSNEAKVLYAFILRRTELSRKNGWADDCGRIFLYYPICEVVDLLHCGRQKAVNTLRELQYAGLVEIQKQGCGKPNRIFPKSYEAVPNTDFKKSRSGTPED
- a CDS encoding cysteine-rich VLP domain-containing protein, which produces MRNNPYKDLPPLERRPDGSLYRMTPAQRKQAASLIRRECCCCEDGNCIVLDDGDTCTCPQTVSFSVCCKWFRWAVLPLDGTLEAEIFRDKDLKRCVVCGGVFVPKSNRAKYCPGCAARVHRRQKTESERKRRSAVDS
- a CDS encoding helix-turn-helix domain-containing protein — translated: MALPGTPGQRISDLCNGNHITQKELAEKIGVSASQLSRIVSGETRTVSSDILIGVAKEFKVSTDYILGLSTVSVRKSYDISELGLSEGAVRGLVTGAVDVQILNRLLEHRNFPKLIDLIRIYFQDTAAKGIMARNQLIEMATASLSDLMKEHPEHRAEAKQDLQLLNAQKMGEHEAEIEKIKNVFLAILRDIKKDIDNGEQPGEAVTAAMFQAMRDTMAEQKQNPLSIDDVTAMIAGQIGQLAPMDKETADLFQQLAKKMIEQAGK
- a CDS encoding alpha/beta fold hydrolase, producing MATKIFVHGSGHKATSWEKTISYMTNNEDIVCPNLSSILEGKEASYENLYSSFVKYCNEFDGQIHLCGLSLGGILALNFALDFPQKVKTLVLIGTPYKVPKVAFSFQNIIFRFLPKSIFETMAFDKKNTFALGDTMKNLDFSDRVKNIKCPTLILCGKKDSANMKSADYLSQSIRSAELKIIENTGHVVNEENPKALADILNEYYLKNS
- a CDS encoding aminoglycoside 6-adenylyltransferase AadE — its product is MRSEKEVYDIVLNFAKTDKRIRMVTLEGSRTNTNIPPDDFQDFDITFFVTDMDSFTSDDKWLDIFGERLILQKPEDMELFPAVEKGFSYLMLFTDDVKIDLTLLPLELIDEYFTWDKLVKLLLDKDNRIVKPPIPTDIDYHLQKPTQRMFDDCCNEFWNTTTYVVKGLCRKEILFAIDHMNDIVRKELLRMISWLIGIKQGFHFSLGKNYKFMKQYVPEELWERLMSTYNMDSYPHMWESFEQCMALFREVSSEVACQLDYQYPLYDEKISNYVIRQKKKYGIEDDNK
- a CDS encoding phosphoribosylaminoimidazolecarboxamide formyltransferase; translated protein: MKELELKYGCNPNQKPSRIFMDDGRELPIQVLSGKPGYINFLDAFNGWQLVKELKEATGLPAAASFKHVSPAGAAVGLPLDETLAKIYWVDDMGELSPLACAYARARGADRMSSFGDFISLSDICDADTAKIIKREVSDGVIAPGFEPEALEILKSKKNGNYCVIQIDPGYVPAPIEKKQVFGITFEQGRNQLEINRDLLKNVVTANKEIPDAAKIDLIISLITLKYTQSNSVCYAKGGQAIGIGAGQQSRVHCTRLAGNKADNWFLRQAPQVLNLQFVDNIRRADRDNAIDVYIGDEYMDVLADGRWEAIFKVKPPVFTPEEKRAWLDKMEDVALGSDAFFPFGDNIDRAYKSGVKYIAEPGGSVRDDNVIEACNKYGMAMAFTGIRLFHH
- a CDS encoding IMP cyclohydrolase, whose protein sequence is MKVLSLEQELKSNSYPGRGIVLGRTADKTKAAAAYFIMGRSENSRNRVFVNQGEGIRTQAFDPSKLTDPSLIIYAPVRVLGNKTIVTNGDQTDTIYQGMDKQMTFEQSLRNREFEPDGPNYTPRISGVMHIENGKYNYAMSILKSCNGNPESCVRYTFAYENPLGGEGRFIHTYMHDGDPLPSFEGEPKLVAIPDSIEEMTDLLWNSLNEENKVSLFVRYIDIATGKYETKIVNKNVK
- a CDS encoding GNAT family N-acetyltransferase; its protein translation is MEIRQIEKNKKKYLDLLLLADEQESMIDQYLEKGQLFIMTKEQEEQAAAVAVVTWESSCTAELKNLAVAKEWQRKGLGKAMVEYLCQHFAKAGAREMIVGTGDSPLTIPFYEACGFIRSHIKENFFTENYDHPIWEEGVQLIHMIYLKKNLLAIPGNIR
- a CDS encoding ABC transporter permease, with the translated sequence MRFLDLLSMSVNNLRRRKLRTALTVLGVIIGTASIVVMISLGIGMKELQMELVASYGSMTAIDVYCDIYSQQNSSEEPNYMKDETIETFRRLPHVKSVTPMLSTYVMMIQGKYRANVNLIGVTREYMEEIPLGQGSLPAADSKELEMVVGNWVPQNFSDGKSSGYYMMGGSNTETSDVDLMGKPVFVIFDTDAWYQSQSPSEDSSVKPPKKYLVPVAAMVDGGEGNQWNEYYYNVYTDVEQLKSQLKKIFKKKPIPGQPTNKKGKPYNYFIYETAKVFVDEAENVKQVQQTITDMGFQAQSNSEWMEQTKQQSNMTQMVLGGIGAVSLFVAAIGIANTMMMSIYERTKEIGVMKVLGCDMGNIRNMFLIESGLIGCMGGITGIGLSYFISVIVNSFAGISKTMVGVEGDISRIPLWLTGSAVVFAVLVGMLAGFFPAVRAMKLSPLAAIRNE
- a CDS encoding COG1361 S-layer family protein — its product is MKWNRGIKRFLTFCLAGAVGLTGVLPGFEISAYAGYADISNNEFIHTDKSPSGKTGKIMSIPLIITNNGEFEDDENIWVSISPDNDFYGDKTDDSSNLSDDFPFEIGQDTFNERKKVGKIKDGQSKHVTLSARVRRDLSDGYYRVNIRIEGENSGYRDEWINIWIKKSTDTSDDDDIDDGTVDFVLGEGQSTPDGTYPHVMDFKINMRNASKLELYDVTVSLELSEDKDKYPFEINDVNYDRRFDKIEAGQTVELPYSMAIRSDVYTGYYPIKTKIYYRDSSNGSGPFESVERTFYVRVHNKEKEDDLGEFDKNDRTMARLVVDRFETVPETIIAGEEFELILHMKNASSDIAATNILFAFESEKVSDSAIFSMESGASSVTVNRLNPGETTELRMKMSSGAGVDQRSYALTIKETYDSPEFKNAEATVSIDIPVKQIARMNIGTFEIMPDTITVGSESNVMFPINNTGKVILYNVMVHFEADSINPADAYVGNIKPGESGNVDVMLTGIAPTTDDGTIPITISYEDENGTVTEIEKSLLLNVIEQMPEENWDIEAGNMDDLEADSGFFGKHKIAVTVVLCGAFLAFAAVFVELKRRKKKKQEEEEKEIEDEIS